GTGCTGCAGCGCCTCGACACGCACCCCTTCTCGGCAGTCGCGCAGCTCACGCCGCGGCTTTGGAAGCAGCACTTCGCCCAGGCCCCGCTGCGCTCGCTCCTCGACCGCACCTGACCCAGCCGCCTTCCGCTCGCCCGCGCAAGGACGCCTCAGGCTGGCCGGTTACGTTGTCCGTCGCGGTGTTCATGAGGCGCAGTACCGGGCGCGCGCCCTCGCCGTCGAGGGTCGCCTCGGCGCCCGGAACGGCGCGGATCGTGAAGTCGACGGGGATGTCCGAGACGAAGAAGCCGGCCTGGCCGTCCGGGGTTGCTCCGCCGACCGCCGGCGAGGGGTAGACCCCTGGCGCCAGCTCGATGACGTCGCCGGACACCGCGACGTTCGCGATCGCCTGCTGCAGCGTGGCGTGGTCCTGGGGGACGCGCAGCACGCTCGGAGCGCCACCGGCGCCGAGCAGCGCGAGGGAGAGCGCCGTCACGGCCGCCAGAAGCGCGCGCTGCCGCCCGTTCGAGAGCCGTCGGCGTCCGCCCATCGCGCGACCTCCGCGCGGGCCGATGGCCCGCGTGTCTCCATCTCGGTCCGAGCAGGCGACACTGTATCAGGCCGCACCGCCCGCGGGACGGGCCGCCTCCGACGCGACGATCTCGACGGTGGCGCTGCGCGCGAGGGCGAGGTCGATGCGGCCGGTGGCTTGGCGCGCAGCCGTCGCTTCGATGCGGAAGATCAGGGCGTCGAGGATCCGGTGCAGGTAACGCTCTTCGCCACCGACCTCGCCCAGCACGCCGGCGTTGCCGAAGTATACGCCCGGTACGAGCAGTGCGAGGAACGGGAAGCGCACGCGCGCACTCCCACCGGCGGGGATCGCGTCGATGCCGGCGCCGCTCGGGTGCGAGACCTGGCCGGAGAACTCGAAGCCGGTCGGGAGCTTCAGCATCATCCCGAAGCGGACGCCTGTGGCGGGCTCGTGGAAGCGGACGTCGAAGGCGTACGAGTACCAGGCACCTGCGCGCAGCACGTTCACCTGTCGCCCTTCGCCGTCCAGGATGCGGACGTTCTCGATCGTGGCGCCGCGCGGCTCGTAGGCGACGGTGCTGCGCGGCCGCAGGTGGGGGTCCACCTCCGCCTGCGGTTCGGCCCGGCGGACCGGGGCCGGCGGGCGCGGCGCAGGTGCCGGCGGGGCCGGCGCCTCGCCCGCGTCGAGCGCGCGGATCTCCGCCCGGATCCGCGCCGCCTCCGCCGGCGGCGCGTCGCTGAGCCGGCGGTACTGTGAAACCACGGTCTTCGGGTCGCCGGTGAGCATGCGCTCGCCGCCGTCCATCAGGACGCCGCGATCGCAGAGCTCGACGACGCGGTTGAGCGAGTGCGAGACGAACAGGATGGTCGAGCCCGTCGCCTTGATCTGCTCGATCCGAGCGAAGCACTTGCGCGTGAAGGCCTCGTCCCCCACGGCCAGGATCTCGTCTACGACCAGCACGTCCGGGTCGGCATGGATCGCCACCGCGAAGGCGAGTCGGGCGTACATGCCGCTCGAGTAGGAGCGCACCGGCTGGTCCAGGAACTCGCCGATATCGGCGAAGGCGACGATCGCGTCGAAGCGCTCGCCGATGTCGGCGTCGCTGAGGCCGAGGATCGCCGCGTTGAGCAGGACGTTCTCGCGGCCCGTGAAGTCCGGGTTGAAGCCCTGGCCGAGCGCGAGCAGGGGCGCCACGTGCCCGCGCACCTCTACCGAGCCGGCGCTGGGCTCGAGCAGGCCGCAGATCATCTTCAGGAGGGTCGACTTGCCGCAGCCGTTGCGACCGACGATCCCGACCGTTTCACCGCGCCACACGTCGAGGTCCACCCCGTGGACGGCGTGGAACTCGCGGTAGAAGCGCCGCCGGCCGCGCCACAACATCTGCTTCAGGCGGTCCTGGGGCTGCGCGTAGACCTGGTAGACCTTGGACACGCCGCGCAGCCGGATCGCGAGCAACTCGTCCGCGCGCGCGCACGCCTCAGAGGACATCGGCGAAGCCCTTCTTGGTGCTCGTAAAGCCGAGCGAGCCCAGCCAGGCGGCCGCCCAGCCCAGGGCTGTGAGGAGCAATAGGGTGCGGCCGTCCGGCACCCGACCCTCGAACAGCGCGGCTCGGAAGTCCTCGATCATGGGCACGAAGGGGTTGACCGAGTAGAGCGGGCGGAACGCCTCGGGGATCCGCTCGGCGGGATAGAAGATCGGGCTCAGGAACAGCAGCGTCGTGGTGAAGATCCCGGCGATCTGGGCCAGGTCACGCAGGAAGACCCCGGCCGCCGAGAGCATCCAGCTCGCGCCGAGCGTGAGCAGGAGCAGCGGGACCAGCAGCAGCGGCGCCGCCAGCGCGCTCCACGGCGGCAGCCCTACCAGCGCGACCAGGAACGCCAGCAGCAGCGCCATGTTGACGGCGAAGCCGAACAGCGCGGCGGCCAGGCTCACCCAGGGTAGGACCTCGATCGGGAACAGTACCTGCTTGATGTAGGTCTGGTTCGAGGTCATCAGCGTCGGCGCTTCGGTCACGCACTCGGCGAACACCGAGTAGAAGATCATGCCGGCGAACAGCACCAGCGCGAACGGGGTCTGCGCGCTCCCCTCGAGCTGCCAGCGGGACTGGAAGACGGTGCCGAACACGAAGGTGTAGACGGCGAGCATCAGCAGGGGCTGGAGCAGCGTCCACAGCGAGCCCAGCATCGAGCCCCGGTAGCGGGTCTCGATCTTGCGGCGGGCGAGCCGGAGGATCAGCCGCCGGTGGCGCCAGCCGACGCGCAGGAACGAGAGCGGGCTCGGGATCTCCAACTCGGGCGGCGTCCGTTCGCGACAGGGTCGAAGAGCGAGGAAGGCTAGCCTTCGCTCGCGTCTCCTGCCGCGCCTGGGGGGGCCGCTGGCGGCCCGCTCGCTGCCGCGCGACACCAGGGAAGCGCTCCCGGGGCGCTCCCGGAGAGGGACCGCATTCCCTAGCCTCCGTCCCGGTCGCTCCGCACGATCCCGAAGGACGGAGCGGGCGCCCACCAGCGGAGATCCGTTGCCCACCCTTCGCACCCGCGCAAAGGCCCTCGCGCTCAGCCTGCCCGGAGGCGAGGACCTGCTGCGTTGGCTGCGCGAGCGGAAGCGGCGGGCGGGGCCACGCCGCGCCACGCCCTCGCGCTCACGCGAGGACGCGGTGGGGAGCGAGATCGAGCTGGTCGTGGAGCTCCCGCCTGGCAGCGACCCTGCGCTCGCGGCCGCGCTGCGCACGGTCTCGCCGGAGCTCGTGGTCGGGAGCGGGGACCCGCGCTCGGCGCGCGCGGACGCCTGGCACTACGCGCCCGGCCAGCCTGCGGTCATGCTCGCGCCCCACCACCTGCGCAACGTGCTGCTGTGCCTCGCCCATCAGCCGCTCGACTTCGTGGTGGTCTCCCACGGGCTCGAGGAGCCCCCGGCGCTGCAGATCGTCTCGGCGGCCAATGCGGTCGTGCTCTCGGCCGCCGCCCGCCGCGCGCTCCGCGAGACCGCCGGCCTGCCGCCGGGCGCGCAGGGCCGGATCCTGCGGCTGGTGCCGCCGCCCCCCGGCGCCGCGCTCGTCTCCGCCCGCCTCGACGACCTCGGACTCGGTCCCCTCGAAGCCGACGGGCCCGAGCTGCGCGCGAAGGGGACGGCGTGGCCGACCGGGTCGCCGCCTCGCCGCCCCGCCTGCGCTCTGTTCCCGTCCGTCCCGGAAACGCGGGAGACCGTGCTCGTGCTCCCGATCATGATGGCGGTAGGCGGCGTCGAGCGGAACCTGATCGAGGTCGCGCGCGCGCTGCGGGACCGCTACGCCTTCGTGGTCGTGACGACCGAGCGCCTGTCGACGGCACGTGGCTCGCTGAGCCACCAGCTGCTGCCCTGGTGCGAAGCGCTCTTCGAGATCGGCGAGCTGGCGCCGCAGCAGGAGTTCCTTGCCTTGCTCGAGACGATCTCCGCCAGCTACCGGCCCGGGCTCGTGTGGATCTGCAACGGGTCGCCCTGGCTGCTCGCCCACAGCGCGGAGCTGCGCGGCCTGTTTCGGGACGTGCCGATCGTGGATCAGCAGGTCTACGACACCGACGTCGGCTGGATCGAACACTACGGCGACGCCGGCATCCAGTCGTTCGACCGCTTCATCGCGATCAACCGCCAGATCCATCGCGTCTTCCAGCAGCGCTTCGGAATCGATCCTGGCCGGATCGACCTCGTCTACCACGCCGTCGACACCGTGCGCTTCCAGCTCGCGGCCGCCGACGCGTGTCCGCGCCGCGAAGGGGCGCGCGCCTACGGCCTGCCGGACGAGGGCCTGCGCTTCGGCCTGGTCGGCCGGCTCACACCGCAGAAGCGGCCGCTCGACTTCCTGCAACTCGCGCGCCGCGCGCGCGACGCCGGCCTGCCGGGCTGCTTCGTGCTGGTCGGTGACGGCGAACTCGCCGCCGAGTGCGACGCCTACGCGCAGCGACACGAGCTCGCGAACCTGCGCCGCATCCCGTTCTGCGACGACATGAGCCGGCTGCTCCCGCTCTTCGACGGGCTCGTGATCTGCTCCGAGTACGAGGGCCTGCCGATCTCGATGCTGGAGGCGCTCGCGATGGGCGTCCCGGTGCTGTCGACGGCGGTCGGCGACGTTCCGCTCGTGCTCGAGGAGTACGAGGTGGGGCGGATCGTTCCGCGGATCGGGGACCCCGCGGCGCTGTTCGAGGCGTTCCAGGCCTGGCGGGGAGAGCTTCCGGCGCTGCGCGAGCGCGCGCGCCGGGCTGCGCCGCGCATCGCGGAGCGCTTCTCGGCCGCGGCGGCCGGCGCGGCCTACGACGCCTCGTGGCGCCGGGCGAGGGCGGCCCGTGGCTGAGCGTGCGCTGCACCCGAGCGCGCTCCCCGCGATCTCGGTGGTGATCCCCAGCTACGGCCGCGGCGAGCTGCTCGTCGAGACCCTTCGGCGCTGCCGCGCGTGCGCGGGGCCCGTCTCGCTCGAGCTGGTGGTGATCGACGACGGCTCGCGGGACGACACGCCGCAGCGGCTCGCGACACTCGCCGAGGAGATGCCCGAGCTGGTCTGGCGCAGCGTTCCGAACGGCGGCCCGGGCGCGGCCCGCAACCTGGGCGCCTCGCTCGCCAAACACGAGATCGTACTGTTCCTCGGCGACGACATGCAGCCCGAGAACGACGGCTTCTTCCTCGCTCACGCCGAGCTCCACGGGCGCCACCCCTCGCGGGGCTTCGCCGTCGTCGG
The DNA window shown above is from Deltaproteobacteria bacterium and carries:
- a CDS encoding ABC transporter ATP-binding protein, whose amino-acid sequence is MSSEACARADELLAIRLRGVSKVYQVYAQPQDRLKQMLWRGRRRFYREFHAVHGVDLDVWRGETVGIVGRNGCGKSTLLKMICGLLEPSAGSVEVRGHVAPLLALGQGFNPDFTGRENVLLNAAILGLSDADIGERFDAIVAFADIGEFLDQPVRSYSSGMYARLAFAVAIHADPDVLVVDEILAVGDEAFTRKCFARIEQIKATGSTILFVSHSLNRVVELCDRGVLMDGGERMLTGDPKTVVSQYRRLSDAPPAEAARIRAEIRALDAGEAPAPPAPAPRPPAPVRRAEPQAEVDPHLRPRSTVAYEPRGATIENVRILDGEGRQVNVLRAGAWYSYAFDVRFHEPATGVRFGMMLKLPTGFEFSGQVSHPSGAGIDAIPAGGSARVRFPFLALLVPGVYFGNAGVLGEVGGEERYLHRILDALIFRIEATAARQATGRIDLALARSATVEIVASEAARPAGGAA
- a CDS encoding ABC transporter permease, with the protein product MEIPSPLSFLRVGWRHRRLILRLARRKIETRYRGSMLGSLWTLLQPLLMLAVYTFVFGTVFQSRWQLEGSAQTPFALVLFAGMIFYSVFAECVTEAPTLMTSNQTYIKQVLFPIEVLPWVSLAAALFGFAVNMALLLAFLVALVGLPPWSALAAPLLLVPLLLLTLGASWMLSAAGVFLRDLAQIAGIFTTTLLFLSPIFYPAERIPEAFRPLYSVNPFVPMIEDFRAALFEGRVPDGRTLLLLTALGWAAAWLGSLGFTSTKKGFADVL
- a CDS encoding glycosyltransferase, producing the protein MGSEIELVVELPPGSDPALAAALRTVSPELVVGSGDPRSARADAWHYAPGQPAVMLAPHHLRNVLLCLAHQPLDFVVVSHGLEEPPALQIVSAANAVVLSAAARRALRETAGLPPGAQGRILRLVPPPPGAALVSARLDDLGLGPLEADGPELRAKGTAWPTGSPPRRPACALFPSVPETRETVLVLPIMMAVGGVERNLIEVARALRDRYAFVVVTTERLSTARGSLSHQLLPWCEALFEIGELAPQQEFLALLETISASYRPGLVWICNGSPWLLAHSAELRGLFRDVPIVDQQVYDTDVGWIEHYGDAGIQSFDRFIAINRQIHRVFQQRFGIDPGRIDLVYHAVDTVRFQLAAADACPRREGARAYGLPDEGLRFGLVGRLTPQKRPLDFLQLARRARDAGLPGCFVLVGDGELAAECDAYAQRHELANLRRIPFCDDMSRLLPLFDGLVICSEYEGLPISMLEALAMGVPVLSTAVGDVPLVLEEYEVGRIVPRIGDPAALFEAFQAWRGELPALRERARRAAPRIAERFSAAAAGAAYDASWRRARAARG